TGCTCGTTAGTTTCGTAGACATGAAACTCCATTTTATCGAGTTCTAACAGTAGATCATTGGGAAATTCAATATCAGCTTTGTCGATTTCATCAATGAGCAAAACGGGACGTTTTGTGGCGGTAAACGCCTGCCATAATTTTCCTTTGATGATGTAATTGCCAACGTCGTTAACGCGAGGATCGCCAAGCTGGCTGTCGCGCAAACGCGAGACCGCATCGTATTCGTACAGGCCTTGCTGGGCTTTGGTGGTTGACTTTATATGCCATTGGATTAGCTCTGTATCTAAACTTTTTGCCAGTTCTTCGGCGAGTAAGGTCTTGCCTGTGCCAGGTTCACCTTTAATTAGGAGTGGTTTTTCTAAAACGATGGCCGCATTCACGGCCTGTTGTAGTGCAGAGGTAGCAATATATTGATCAGTACCTTTAAACATAATTCAACTTCTTGTGGTCAGATGAGATAGGCTCATCTTGCCACAATCAGCTTTTCGCTGCCAACCCTGCTTCGGTTTCGATTAAGGTGAAGCGAGGCACCGCTTCGCCTTCGACCGTAACGTCTTCTAAAAACATTTCAAGTGGTCGAACCCAAAAGCTCATATCTCCATATAAGGTTTGATAAACCACTTGCTTCTCTTGCGTTTCACTGTGCGTTGCCAAAGCATGCACACGATAAAGTTTTCCTTTGTAGTGGCGGTAAATTCCAGGTGTGATATCCACTAATTCAAGCTCCAAAAAATAAAAGCCGTACGTGACGGGCTGAAATGTTATAATCCGTGCCATTAAGACTGAAGGTGTTTAAAGATGAATTATATTGCGCTGGACGATTATAAGAAAGCTTGGGTTTTCAAACATAAAGATCTTCCAATCGAAGAATCTGACCTGGCATTGATAAAACCAATGTCAGCGGCGCGTGCTGCGGTGCTTTGGAGCACTATGATAAGCAACGAAAAAGATCACCCTGATTTCTTTGATAAAACAGACTGGGTTGGTAAAGCGGACTCATGGCAAGAGACCCTCAATTGGGAGCAGCCGTGGGAAGCAGGAGAAGCGTTTCCTGAAATTATCGAGCAATTTCTTGATTGGCAAGCTAATACCACCGTGTATTTTTGTCTCTCTCGAGATGATGTGATCGAGACCCGCTTTGATGTATTTAAGCGATGTTGGCAGAACTTTATGTTTTTGACTGACGGTAGTTTCTTAATAGGAAAAAAACGCAGTTCAGTAGTACAATTTATGGCTGAGGGGCAAGCAAAATTAGGAACCAAGCCGTAAGCAAGTACAACAGAGCAGTTTGCTTTGATTTGAAACATGGCTAGTGTATAAAGGATGTACACCAGTCTACTAAAGTAGATTGCATTGACGGGAGGCGTTTTGGAGCAACAGCAAAATACAATCTGGTATGACGAAGCATCTCGCCTTGTATTTGCCGAGCTTGTAAACGTATTTTATGCCAGAGAGTTGCCGAAACTTGCTGAACTCTCCGATCATACTCGCCTTCAGCGTTTGTTAAACAGCCTGCCGTATTATGTTGAGCGCGCGGCCACACATATTATTCATGGTGATGTCCCGCTTGAGCTAGATAGTTTTAATGGATGTTGGTTAGCTAAGCAAAAATCACAGCCTAAATGTGATGAGGCTGCCAACGCAGCATTTTTTACTACTAAGGTGAAAGTAGGGCTGGTGGTTCCTGTGCTATACGCAGAACCGACAGGGACAACGGTTAGGCTCGACAGTGTCGACCAAGTGGGTGAGGCTGACAAATTGCACTGCAACCAATTTGGCTGGTTTAGTGTTAATGGCAATAGCTTACAAGCAAGTGATGAAGCGCGTGTACAATTGCTCAAGCCGACTAAAGCGTTAATGGTCGCAGCCTGTTGTGGCCACTCTTGGCATTTTGGCAAAGCGGTAGTACCACGAAGGCTGACACTAAGAGAAATGCTACTTGCCAGTTCAATTAATTGGCCACAAGTACAAAAAACAAAAATGAGTCAGTGATCCTAATCGACTCAAAAAACAGAAGTTTGGATTAAGCAATGCGATTTTTTCAGTTTGCGCTGTTGGGTTTAGCGCTATTTATTCAGTACAGACTTTGGTTCGGCCACAACGGCGTGGAGGACTACACTCGGATAAAATCCGTGGTTAAATCGCACCAAGAAACCAATGCTAATCTCAGTAAACGAAATAAATTATTAAAAGCGGATATCGAAGATTTAAAGCTCGGCCTTGAAGGAGTTGAGGAGCGTGCCCGTCATGAACTTGGCATGATTAAACCTGGCGAAACTTTTATCCGTGTATTACCGAAAGTACCTCATGAAAAGAAACGATAAACTTGCAGTCGTCATCCCAGCTGCTGGGGTTGGCAGCCGTATGCAGGCGCAGATGCCTAAACAATATATTCCACTATTAGGCAAACCGATTTTAGTACACACACTGGAAAAACTAGCTGGACTTGAGTGCGTCGATCAATTTATGGTCGCCGTTTCCAAAGAAGATGGATATTTTTCATCGGCGTTACTGCCTGATAGCCGTTTTAGCCACTGTGAAGGTGGACAAGAACGTGCCGACTCGGTTTTACTGGCGCTAAAAGCGTTGGCACCAAGTCGCCCTGATTGGGTGTTAGTTCATGATGCGGCTCGACCTTTAGTAGCGCTTGAAGATATTCATCACTTGATAGCAAAGTGTGTTAATGAAGGACAAGGTGGCATACTGGCTGCCAAAGTTAAAGATACGATTAAATGTGGTACTGAATTGGTGCAAAAAACGGTGCCAAGAGAGTCTCTATGGCAGGCTTTCACACCGCAAATGTTTAAGTATGAAGAGTTATTGGCGGCATTGGAGCTTGGGTTAGCGCAAGGCGCCAATGTTACAGATGAAGCATCAGCGATGGAATTACAAAAAAAACCAGTTCAGTTGATAGCCGCACGCACAGATAATATTAAGATCACCACTCCGGAGGATTTACCTCTGGCGGAGTTTATAATTCAACAACAAGGTAAACAGCATGATTAGAATTGGCCACGGATTTGATGTTCATAAATTTGGTGGAGCCGGCCCATTGACGATTTGTGGGGAAAAAATTCCTTACGAACAGGGCTTTATTGCTCATTCCGATGGTGATGTGGCAATTCATGCTTTGTGTGACGCCTTGTTGGGTGCGCTTGCGCTGGGAGATATTGGTAAGCACTTTCCTGATACCGCGAGTGAATTTGAAAATATCGACAGTCGTATTTTATTACGCCGCGTGATGGAACAAGTGAAAGCGCTTGGCTATCAAATAGGCAATATCGACGTCACGATTGTCGCACAAGCACCAAAAATGCGACCGCATATTGATGCGATGCGCGGTAATCTTGCTGCGGATTGTGAAGCGCAGCTAGACCAAGTTAATGTTAAAGCAACCACCACCGAAAAACTGGGCTTTGAAGGACGTAAAGAAGGGATCTCAAGCCATGCCGTGGTGCTATTGGTAAAAGCATGAAGACACTCAATTATCTTTATGGCAAACCGTTATCTGACGGCGATTATAAGTCACAACCAGAAGACTTTAGAGTAGAAGAAATTTTAGATATTCCTTTTACTGGTGAAGGTGAGCACGTTTGTTTGCAGATCATTAAAAAGGGAGAAAACACCGCATTTGTCGCTAAAAAGCTTGCAGAATTTGCCCAAATTTCACCGCGAGATGTCAGCTATGCTGGGATTAAAGACAGACACGGTGTTTGTACGCAGTGGTTTAGTGTGCCGGTGCCAATTAAAAAGTCGACAGATTTTAGTGCATTAAATAGTGACTCTATTTTTGTGGTGCAACAAATACGGCACAATCGAAAGTTAAAAACAGGTTGTCATAAGGGTAATCGTTTTGCCATTACCCTCAGAAACGTGACTGCTCCACTTGATATTCTGTCGCGTATTAATGCTGTACGCCAAGGGGTTCCTAATTATTTTGGAGAACAACGTTTTGGTCATGATGGCCACAACTTAGCCATGGCAGATAGGTTATTTGACGGTGAAAAGATCCGCGATAAAAAGCTCCGAGGGCTGGTGCTTTCAGCCGCTCGCTCTCATCTGTTCAACGAAGTCGTCAGTCGCCGCGTGGCAGAGCATGGTTTGGCAACGACTTGGCACCGTGAAATCTTTTTACTGAGCGGTAGTAACGCCTTTTTTGACTCAGAGATTGATTGCGAACTCATCGAGCGGTTACTGAATGGCGATATTTTGCTTTCGGCGCCATTGGTTGGTAAAGGTGAAAGGGGCTTATTGCCGCAAGAGCGTGAATGGTTGGCACCTTTTGCTAAATGGCACGAAGGATTGGCAGAATTTGGGATGAAAAATGAGCGTAGAGCGCTTAGATTAATACCCGAAGCGCTAAAGGTGAGTATGGCTGACGACAGTACGCTAACCCTTGAATTCAGTTTACCAAAAGGAACTTTTGCCACGGCGCTGCTCAGAGAGCTTGTTAATCATAAAGATGCCAGTAAAAAGTTTAATAAACATGAAGAGTCGATACAGCAGTGAGATACTCATTGTCTAACAAGAAAAAGAGGTGAAATATGAAGATCCTATTGAGTAATGACGATGGTGTTCACGCCAAGGGCATTGCTATCTTGTATCAAGCGTTATCACAAATCGCGGACGTAACCGTCATTGGTCCAGATAGAAATTGTAGCGGTGCGAGTAACTCATTAACCTTATTAAACCCACTCAGAGCGACTACGCTAGATAATGGTTTTATCTCCGTGAATGGCACGCCAACCGACTGTGTTCACCTTGGAGTGAACAAACTGATGGATGAATTGCCGGATTTAGTCGTTGCAGGGATCAACAATGGCGCTAACCTTGGCGATGATACGCTGTATTCAGGTACTGTTGCGGCGGCCACTGAAGGTCGACATGTGGGCTTACCTGCGATTGCCGTTTCTCTTTGCTCTAAAAATGAAGCCCACTACGAAACGGCAGCACATGTCACGGTAGAGATCATTAAAAAGCTTGCAAACCACCCGCTACCAAAAGACCAAATCATTAATATCAACGTCCCTGATATTCCATTAAGTGACTTAAAAGGGATCAAAGTCACTCGATTAGGCTCACGCCATAAAGCGGATACCATGACCGAACAAATAGACCCGTGGGGTCGAAGTGTTTACTGGTATGGCACGTTAGGTCATGAAAGTGACGCTGGTGAAGGCACGGATTTTCATGCTGTAAACAACGGTTATGCCGCTATCACACCGCTCAAGGTAGATATGACGGCTTATGAGAGCTTAGATGCCGTGGCGAGCTGGTTATCTTAAGAGGCGTATGTGCTGAATAATTATCAGGGCAGTGCCAACGCGCTGGTGGAACTGCTAAAACAGCAAGGCGTAGAAGATAAAATGGTACTCAATGCCATCGCAAACACGCCTAGGCATATGTTTGTCGATGAAGTGCTTAAACATAAGTCATATGAAAATACAGCACTCCCTATCGGCCAAGGGCAAACGATATCTCAACCTTTTATCGTCGCAAAAATGACTGAAGTGTTAAAGCAAGTGGGTGTTAAGGGGCGCATATTGGAAGTGGGTACGGGCTCTGGTTATCAGACCGCCGTGCTTGCGCAAGTGTTTGAGCAGGTCTTTAGCATTGAACGGATCAAGTCGCTGCAGTGGCAAGCGCGCAGAAGGCTGCATTTGCTGGACTTATACAATGTGACGATGAAACATGGAGACGGTTGGAAAGGCTGGGCTTCAAAAGCGCCCTTTGCTGGGATCATTGTTACAGCCGCTGCACAATCAGTTCCAGATGAGTTGTTGGCGCAACTAGAAGAAGGCGGTGCCATGGTCATTCCCATCGGGGTTGAAGCACAAACACTCACCTTGTTTGTTAAACAGGGCGAGCAGTTTATTCGCCACGCCCTAGCACCGGTACGCTTTGTGCCTTTAGTTGCTGGCGAAGTCGGTTAATTTACAGGCTTTAAAAACAACTCCATAAAATATAACTATTTTTTCCAGTAAAATGTGAAAACCAAGCAAAATTAAGTTAGATTGATATGATAGTCGTTGATAGTAGCACTGGAAAATATAAGTAATGCACAAGTCTCAGGTCATCATATCGATTTGTTTAAGCGGCCTGCTTGTTGCCTGCTCATCAAATCATACGCCTGCACCTGTAACAACTTTACACTCTGGTAAGACCAGTTCGACACATAAAATTAATATTAACGGGAGCAGTTACAAAGTAAAAAAAGGCGATACTTTATTTGCAATTGCTTTTAGCGCTAATAAAGATGTAAGAACACTCGCGAAAATCAATAAAATTAAGCCTCCGTACACTATTTACCCGGATCAGGTTATACGCTTAGAGTATCCCAGAAATAAAAACAAAAAGAACACAAAATACACGAAAGTAAACCACAAGTCTCAGTCTTTAAAACAAAAAAGTAACAAAACATCCAAAAAAGAGCTTGATAAGCCAAATCAACGAGAGTATGTTCAAAGGCAAGCCACACAAAAATCTAGTAGTACCAAGGCTTTGTATAATAATAAGGTACTATGGAAATGGCCTGCTGAAGGCAAGGTGACTCGTCAGTTTTCCATTAAAGAAAATGGTTATAAGGGATTGGAGATCTCTAATAAGCCGGGTACTTCAGTTAAGGCTGCTGCTGGCGGTGTAGTGGTATATGCAGGGAGTGCGTTGCGTGGGTATGGTAATTTAATCATTTTGAAACATACAGATGATTATCTAAGTGCGTATGCCCACAACGCTAAGTTACTCGTCAGAGAACAGCAAAAAGTTAAAGTTGGGGATAAAATTGCCGAAATGGGTAGTACAGATGCTTCTAAAACGGCACTTAGGTTTGAGATCCGTTTTAAAGGTCAAGCTGTAAACCCGGCAAAATACTTGCCATAAAGTAATGCGAGTACATCGATTGGTTCGAGTACCCTTACTTTTATTCGCTTGGGGAGAATACTTATGGCTCACACTGCAAAATTACCTACGAAATCAACTCCAGAGTTAGACACGCTCGACGACGAAAATATTGACGAGCCGAAAGACGAACTACTTGAAGATCTTGAAGAAAATGAAGAAGTTTTTGCCAAAGATGAGGTGGTTAAAAACTTAGACGCCACTCAACTCTATTTAGGTGAAATTGGATTTTCCCCACTGCTTAGTGCAGAAGAAGAAGTTTACTTCGCGCGCAAAGCATTAAAAGGTTGTGAAGCCTCTCGTAAACGGATGATAGAGAGTAACTTGAGATTAGTGGTTAAAATCGCTCGACGTTATAACAACCGCGGC
This genomic interval from Pseudoalteromonas galatheae contains the following:
- a CDS encoding AAA family ATPase, producing MMFKGTDQYIATSALQQAVNAAIVLEKPLLIKGEPGTGKTLLAEELAKSLDTELIQWHIKSTTKAQQGLYEYDAVSRLRDSQLGDPRVNDVGNYIIKGKLWQAFTATKRPVLLIDEIDKADIEFPNDLLLELDKMEFHVYETNEQVKAKVRPIVIITSNNEKELPDAFLRRCFFHYIDFPNKEEMQQIVDVHFPHIKANLVQRALESFFQLRDTPNLKKKPSTSELLDWLKLLLAEDISPDKLHDKSNQGGLMPLFGALLKNEQDVSLVEKLAFMSRR
- a CDS encoding DUF1653 domain-containing protein, producing MDITPGIYRHYKGKLYRVHALATHSETQEKQVVYQTLYGDMSFWVRPLEMFLEDVTVEGEAVPRFTLIETEAGLAAKS
- a CDS encoding DUF2947 domain-containing protein, which produces MNYIALDDYKKAWVFKHKDLPIEESDLALIKPMSAARAAVLWSTMISNEKDHPDFFDKTDWVGKADSWQETLNWEQPWEAGEAFPEIIEQFLDWQANTTVYFCLSRDDVIETRFDVFKRCWQNFMFLTDGSFLIGKKRSSVVQFMAEGQAKLGTKP
- the ftsB gene encoding cell division protein FtsB gives rise to the protein MRFFQFALLGLALFIQYRLWFGHNGVEDYTRIKSVVKSHQETNANLSKRNKLLKADIEDLKLGLEGVEERARHELGMIKPGETFIRVLPKVPHEKKR
- the ispD gene encoding 2-C-methyl-D-erythritol 4-phosphate cytidylyltransferase, with product MKRNDKLAVVIPAAGVGSRMQAQMPKQYIPLLGKPILVHTLEKLAGLECVDQFMVAVSKEDGYFSSALLPDSRFSHCEGGQERADSVLLALKALAPSRPDWVLVHDAARPLVALEDIHHLIAKCVNEGQGGILAAKVKDTIKCGTELVQKTVPRESLWQAFTPQMFKYEELLAALELGLAQGANVTDEASAMELQKKPVQLIAARTDNIKITTPEDLPLAEFIIQQQGKQHD
- the ispF gene encoding 2-C-methyl-D-erythritol 2,4-cyclodiphosphate synthase, with amino-acid sequence MIRIGHGFDVHKFGGAGPLTICGEKIPYEQGFIAHSDGDVAIHALCDALLGALALGDIGKHFPDTASEFENIDSRILLRRVMEQVKALGYQIGNIDVTIVAQAPKMRPHIDAMRGNLAADCEAQLDQVNVKATTTEKLGFEGRKEGISSHAVVLLVKA
- the truD gene encoding tRNA pseudouridine(13) synthase TruD yields the protein MKTLNYLYGKPLSDGDYKSQPEDFRVEEILDIPFTGEGEHVCLQIIKKGENTAFVAKKLAEFAQISPRDVSYAGIKDRHGVCTQWFSVPVPIKKSTDFSALNSDSIFVVQQIRHNRKLKTGCHKGNRFAITLRNVTAPLDILSRINAVRQGVPNYFGEQRFGHDGHNLAMADRLFDGEKIRDKKLRGLVLSAARSHLFNEVVSRRVAEHGLATTWHREIFLLSGSNAFFDSEIDCELIERLLNGDILLSAPLVGKGERGLLPQEREWLAPFAKWHEGLAEFGMKNERRALRLIPEALKVSMADDSTLTLEFSLPKGTFATALLRELVNHKDASKKFNKHEESIQQ
- the surE gene encoding 5'/3'-nucleotidase SurE: MKILLSNDDGVHAKGIAILYQALSQIADVTVIGPDRNCSGASNSLTLLNPLRATTLDNGFISVNGTPTDCVHLGVNKLMDELPDLVVAGINNGANLGDDTLYSGTVAAATEGRHVGLPAIAVSLCSKNEAHYETAAHVTVEIIKKLANHPLPKDQIININVPDIPLSDLKGIKVTRLGSRHKADTMTEQIDPWGRSVYWYGTLGHESDAGEGTDFHAVNNGYAAITPLKVDMTAYESLDAVASWLS
- a CDS encoding protein-L-isoaspartate(D-aspartate) O-methyltransferase; this encodes MLNNYQGSANALVELLKQQGVEDKMVLNAIANTPRHMFVDEVLKHKSYENTALPIGQGQTISQPFIVAKMTEVLKQVGVKGRILEVGTGSGYQTAVLAQVFEQVFSIERIKSLQWQARRRLHLLDLYNVTMKHGDGWKGWASKAPFAGIIVTAAAQSVPDELLAQLEEGGAMVIPIGVEAQTLTLFVKQGEQFIRHALAPVRFVPLVAGEVG
- a CDS encoding peptidoglycan DD-metalloendopeptidase family protein; its protein translation is MHKSQVIISICLSGLLVACSSNHTPAPVTTLHSGKTSSTHKININGSSYKVKKGDTLFAIAFSANKDVRTLAKINKIKPPYTIYPDQVIRLEYPRNKNKKNTKYTKVNHKSQSLKQKSNKTSKKELDKPNQREYVQRQATQKSSSTKALYNNKVLWKWPAEGKVTRQFSIKENGYKGLEISNKPGTSVKAAAGGVVVYAGSALRGYGNLIILKHTDDYLSAYAHNAKLLVREQQKVKVGDKIAEMGSTDASKTALRFEIRFKGQAVNPAKYLP